In Aquipuribacter hungaricus, one DNA window encodes the following:
- the sdhC gene encoding succinate dehydrogenase, cytochrome b556 subunit, which produces MWSWVLHRITGVVLFFFLLVHVLDTGLVRVSPEAYDIVIESYKNPIVGLAEVGLVGAFLFHSLNGLRVVLIDFWEHGTRFHRQMFYGVVGLWVILMVPFTLRHLGFVFGE; this is translated from the coding sequence ATGTGGTCGTGGGTGCTGCACCGCATCACCGGCGTCGTGCTGTTCTTCTTCCTGCTCGTGCACGTCCTCGACACCGGCCTGGTCCGGGTGTCCCCCGAGGCGTACGACATCGTCATCGAGAGCTACAAGAACCCCATCGTCGGGCTGGCCGAGGTCGGCCTCGTCGGCGCGTTCCTGTTCCACTCGCTCAACGGGCTCCGGGTCGTGCTCATCGACTTCTGGGAGCACGGCACGCGGTTCCACCGCCAGATGTTCTACGGCGTGGTCGGCCTGTGGGTCATCCTCATGGTCCCGTTCACGCTCCGCCACCTCGGCTTCGTCTTCGGGGAGTGA